The Puntigrus tetrazona isolate hp1 chromosome 3, ASM1883169v1, whole genome shotgun sequence genome contains a region encoding:
- the chst12a gene encoding carbohydrate sulfotransferase 12 yields the protein MALSQSKSTKMGKSRLFRIFMIVGAVFMILLIIIYWDDVGASNFYLHTTISGPHPSHLSPQSRRDPEKKIEEDKEGSFLTDIDAFVNQFLEGTADPTEQVRGEPPPGDPHNQSSEKSEEKFVPRREWKIHLTSIDPEKKQRQESRKQLIQDVCSNKSYFDFPGKNRTFDDIPNKELDHLIVDDRHGIIYCYVPKVACTNWKRIMIVLSESLLLDGVPYQDPLDVPQELIHNSSLHFTFNKFWKRYGKFSRHLMKIKLKKYTKFLFVRDPFVRLISAYRNKFEQENEDFYKRFAVIMLRKYGNYTDPPASVVDAFAAGIRPSFSNFVQYLLDPSTEKEMPFNEHWRQMYRLCHPCQINYDFVGKLETLDEDAEQLLRILRVDNVVEFPQSHRNRTVSSWEQDWFSNIPLESRKELYRLYEADFKLFGYSKPEKLLHE from the coding sequence ATGGCACTTTCTCAGTCAAAATCAACCAAAATGGGAAAGTCGAGACTGTTCCGCATTTTTATGATTGTGGGCGCCGTCTTCATGATACTTCTTATAATCATATACTGGGATGATGTGGGGGCCTCAAATTTTTACCTGCACACAACCATCTCCGGGCCCCATCCGTCGCACCTCTCTCCGCAGAGCCGTCGTGACCCAGAAAAGAAAATAGAGGAAGACAAAGAGGGCTCGTTTTTGACGGACATTGATGCTTTTGTCAACCAGTTTTTAGAAGGAACGGCAGACCCCACGGAACAGGTGAGAGGAGAACCGCCGCCTGGAGACCCTCACAATCAGTCCTCGGAGAAATCGGAGGAGAAATTCGTCCCGAGACGAGAGTGGAAGATCCATCTGACGTCAATAGACCCCGAGAAAAAACAAAGGCAGGAGAGTAGAAAGCAGCTGATCCAAGATGTGTGCAGTAACAAAAGTTACTTCGACTTCCCCGGAAAGAACAGGACTTTTGACGACATACCCAATAAAGAGTTGGATCACCTCATTGTGGACGACAGGCATGGGATTATTTACTGCTACGTTCCCAAAGTGGCCTGCACAAACTGGAAGCGCATCATGATCGTGCTGAGCGAGAGCCTGTTGTTGGACGGTGTGCCCTACCAAGACCCTCTAGATGTTCCTCAGGAGCTCATCCATAACAGTAGCCTGCACTTCACCTTCAACAAGTTCTGGAAGCGCTATGGAAAGTTCTCTCGGCACCTCATGAAAATCAAGCTTAAGAAATACACCAAGTTTTTATTCGTCAGGGATCCTTTCGTGCGACTGATCTCTGCCTATCGCAACAAATTCGAGCAAGAGAATGAGGACTTCTACAAAAGATTCGCGGTCATCATGTTGAGAAAATACGGCAATTACACGGATCCACCGGCATCGGTCGTGGACGCTTTCGCTGCTGGGATTCGACCGTCTTTCTCGAATTTCGTTCAGTATTTATTGGATCCTAGCACTGAGAAAGAGATGCCTTTCAACGAGCACTGGAGACAGATGTACCGTCTGTGCCATCCCTGCCAGATAAATTATGATTTCGTGGGCAAGCTGGAGACCTTGGATGAGGACGCTGAGCAGTTGTTGCGGATTCTCCGCGTAGACAATGTCGTCGAGTTCCCGCAAAGTCATCGCAACCGAACAGTCAGCAGTTGGGAGCAGGACTGGTTCTCCAACATACCGCTGGAGTCCAGAAAAGAGCTGTACAGGCTGTATGAAGCCGACTTTAAACTGTTCGGGTATTCCAAACCAGAGAAGCTGTTACACGAGTGA
- the LOC122341827 gene encoding QRFP-like peptide receptor, whose amino-acid sequence MNLTAGVLKKELLLSNALLSLNASLHGVEDFANDVFLHQSGELERLLLLTIKEPTTIALTVMYSLSFVVGFIGNLMAIRMLTCQKNKRMQSISATRSLLINLAVCDLMVVCICMPITLGHTIYTAWVYGDLLCRAVPFIQAVSVSASVLSLTVISINRYYSVHSPLNSLSYFTQKKIYITIVCVWILSSAICAPLLFMIKLDEIHLIDIAVPICRELWPQARLKQVYNVLLFVALYCIPVTFNLIISFLTGRKLWRASHHFDDFDPHSQAMHASHLKMRKKIAKVVVTLVLLFAVSWLPLYVADILIDREIHPPHWVLQSRPFAQWLGLTNSSLNPICYCFLGDLYRSARAVRSRYHQRMLSVLRSSSSFKLSSVLSFKRQKSGRQQGAVSQVSVETLSDWCSNNSQMVSLQSLSEKIASTSNPKLSNL is encoded by the coding sequence ATGAATTTAACCGCAGGCGTTCTGAAAAAAGAGCTTCTGCTCTCAAACGCCTTGCTGTCCTTGAACGCCTCTCTCCACGGTGTCGAGGACTTTGCGAATGATGTGTTCCTCCACCAGAGTGGAGAGCTGGAGAGACTGCTGCTGCTGACGATCAAAGAGCCCACCACTATCGCTCTCACCGTGATGTACTCTTTATCGTTCGTGGTGGGCTTCATAGGAAATCTCATGGCCATTCGAATGCTCACCTGCCAGAAGAATAAGAGGATGCAGAGCATCAGTGCCACCCGGAGTTTACTCATCAACTTGGCAGTGTGTGATCTGATGGTGGTTTGCATCTGCATGCCCATCACGCTCGGCCACACCATTTACACCGCATGGGTGTACGGAGACCTCCTGTGCCGGGCCGTCCCCTTCATCCAGGCCGTGTCCGTGTCTGCAAGCGTCCTCAGCCTGACCGTCATCAGCATCAACCGGTACTACAGCGTGCACAGCCCGCTCAATTCCCTCTCGTACTTCACCCAGAAGAAGATCTACATCACCATCGTGTGCGTTTGGATCCTGTCCTCGGCCATTTGCGCACCTTTGCTCTTCATGATCAAGCTGGACGAGATCCACTTAATCGACATCGCCGTGCCAATCTGCAGAGAGCTCTGGCCGCAGGCGAGACTCAAGCAGGTCTACAACGTGCTCCTCTTCGTGGCTCTCTACTGCATCCCCGTGACCTTCAACCTCATCATCAGCTTTCTGACAGGAAGGAAGCTCTGGAGGGCTTCTCATCATTTTGACGATTTCGACCCACACAGCCAGGCCATGCACGCTTCACATCTGAAGATGCGCAAGAAGATCGCCAAGGTGGTGGTCACTTTGGTCCTCTTATTCGCCGTCTCCTGGCTCCCGCTTTACGTTGCAGACATCCTGATTGACCGCGAGATTCATCCGCCTCACTGGGTTCTGCAGAGTCGTCCTTTCGCACAGTGGCTGGGCCTCACTAACTCCAGCCTCAATCCCATCTGCTATTGCTTCTTGGGTGATTTGTACCGCTCTGCCAGAGCAGTAAGGTCCAGGTATCATCAGAGAATGCTTTCCGTCCTTAGATCCTCCAGCTCTTTTAAACTGTCCAGTGTGCTTTCTTTCAAAAGGCAGAAATCTGGCCGGCAACAAGGTGCCGTGAGCCAGGTGTCGGTGGAGACTCTTTCTGATTGGTGTTCAAACAACAGCCAAATGGTGTCTCTCCAAAGCCTGTCAGAGAAGATAGCGTCTACAAGCAATCCTAAGTTATCAAATTTATAA
- the grifin gene encoding grifin has product MMFAIFCNVLNQFEASCPDGLCPGWSVILKGETPAEASKFEINFLCDRDDRIALHFNPRFTESDIICNSYMANHWGQEERCNSFPLGIEEPFQIEIYSDNDNFHVYIDETKVMQYKHRVEDLKTITKVQVVNDVNISSLEITKKHFY; this is encoded by the exons ATGATGTTTGCtattttttgcaatgttttgaaTCAGTTTGAGGCATCCTGTCCTGACGGTCTATGTCCAGGATGGAGTGTCATCCTGAAAGGAGAGACCCCAGCAGAAGCCAGCAA GTTTGAGATCAATTTCCTATGTGACCGCGATGACAGAATAGCTTTGCATTTCAACCCGCGCTTCACCGAGTCAGATATCATCTGCAATTCCTACATGGCCAACCACTGGGGGCAGGAGGAGAGGTGCAACAGCTTCCCCCTCGGGATAGAAGAGCCTTTCCAG ATTGAAATTTACTCTGACAATGATAACTTCCATGTTTACATTGACGAAACCAAGGTGATGCAGTATAAACACCGCGTGGAAGACCTGAAGACCATCACGAAAGTGCAAGTGGTCAATGACGTCAATATCTCTTCTTTAGAGAtcaccaaaaaacatttttattaa